A region from the Rhodopseudomonas julia genome encodes:
- a CDS encoding class I SAM-dependent methyltransferase has product MTSLSHAKFDPDRAREYGKQARIALAGYDACHELCACILSAALAGHKERCVLVVGAGGTAGEIITTARLEPDWRFVAVDPSEPMLALAQSQVDAAGIGERVTFVREEVSALPLEPQYDAALMIGVLHHIPEGRDKARLLADIACRLVPGGSLVLAGNCRSYDSEPLLQAAWANRWRLHGASEEDVEVKLARIKAGAVPPESEDAVAALLAEAGFSIPKRFFASLFWAAWHTRREM; this is encoded by the coding sequence ATGACATCCCTCTCACATGCCAAGTTCGACCCGGATCGGGCTCGCGAATATGGGAAACAGGCGCGGATCGCGCTTGCCGGATACGATGCCTGTCATGAACTCTGCGCCTGCATCCTGTCGGCTGCCTTGGCCGGGCACAAGGAGCGGTGCGTGCTCGTTGTGGGAGCGGGTGGCACCGCCGGTGAGATTATCACCACCGCCCGGCTTGAACCGGACTGGCGCTTTGTCGCGGTCGATCCGTCAGAACCGATGCTCGCACTGGCACAATCGCAGGTCGACGCTGCGGGGATCGGAGAGCGCGTTACCTTCGTTCGTGAAGAGGTTTCCGCCCTACCGCTCGAGCCTCAATATGATGCCGCGCTCATGATCGGCGTGTTGCACCATATCCCTGAAGGCAGAGACAAGGCGCGGCTTTTGGCGGACATCGCCTGCAGGCTCGTCCCGGGCGGGTCGCTCGTCCTTGCCGGAAATTGCAGGTCCTACGACAGTGAACCGCTGCTTCAAGCCGCGTGGGCAAACCGCTGGCGTCTTCACGGCGCCTCCGAGGAGGACGTCGAGGTGAAGCTGGCGCGCATCAAGGCGGGCGCCGTGCCGCCCGAATCCGAGGACGCCGTCGCCGCGCTTCTCGCCGAGGCCGGCTTTTCTATCCCTAAGAGATTCTTCGCCAGCCTCTTCTGGGCAGCGTGGCATACGCGTCGTGAAATGTAA
- a CDS encoding AAA family ATPase produces MSDDKKEKKSALSDFAGRPGSGGDDDPPSPVWPDPDPEGRERRERRWFRREKAAKERRHLPDLAELLLGMPFFGNDISADVQTWAERVYPLIPEDDRGNHQALREHLIILTVSASLDDLKEASEAFRRAGKLKRIDKAEAAMRLDYYLACVGDRHTPWRIAGEAISRAHDRKTPQDQALDYAVAAVGWLLHAGRYEPLSADRLARQPSRPRSSFRNDASDLGFDLLERILQERERRLYRRVEAHFKWLYEPERVGMSSPPDASEAGAGDLKPGDPGVVVFRTVGNTETSQRVGREFARLLNKRLRLARRPDLAAVSKALADEFPHAVEIISAILSELVPLDIVRLRPILLVGEPGAGKTRFAERLCDALSLPHETYSCGGVGDAAIGGTARRWMSAEPSLPVSLIRRFRHASPGIVLDEIEKVGTGRHNGNALDALLPMLEPLSAAHWHDPYIQAPVDLSHVVWIATANELRSLPPPLRDRFRVFRFPEPGPEHLIPLADRLMKDIIVERGLDRRWAIPLDGEELTALQAAWSGGSVRVLRRLVERLLTARDRWRAEEEVQ; encoded by the coding sequence ATGAGCGACGACAAGAAAGAGAAGAAAAGCGCGCTTTCCGACTTCGCCGGGCGGCCGGGTTCGGGCGGCGATGACGACCCGCCTTCCCCGGTCTGGCCGGATCCGGATCCCGAGGGACGGGAAAGGCGCGAGCGCCGTTGGTTCCGGCGCGAGAAGGCCGCCAAAGAACGGCGTCATCTCCCGGATCTTGCCGAATTGCTCTTGGGAATGCCTTTCTTCGGCAACGACATCTCGGCGGACGTCCAGACCTGGGCCGAGCGCGTCTACCCGCTCATCCCGGAAGACGACCGCGGGAACCATCAGGCGCTGCGCGAGCACCTGATCATCCTGACCGTCTCCGCGAGCCTGGACGATCTCAAGGAAGCCTCGGAAGCTTTCCGACGTGCAGGGAAGCTGAAGCGCATCGACAAGGCGGAGGCGGCGATGCGGCTCGACTACTACCTCGCCTGTGTCGGCGACCGGCACACGCCATGGCGCATTGCCGGGGAGGCGATCTCCCGCGCCCATGACCGAAAAACGCCGCAGGACCAGGCGCTCGACTACGCGGTCGCCGCGGTCGGATGGCTGCTCCATGCTGGGCGCTACGAGCCGCTTTCCGCCGACCGGCTTGCCCGGCAGCCTTCCCGACCGCGCTCAAGTTTCCGGAACGACGCGTCGGACCTGGGCTTCGATCTTCTGGAGCGTATCCTTCAGGAACGCGAGCGGCGTCTCTACCGGCGCGTCGAAGCCCATTTCAAGTGGCTCTACGAACCGGAGAGGGTCGGCATGTCATCGCCGCCCGATGCGAGCGAGGCCGGAGCTGGCGACCTCAAGCCGGGAGATCCGGGCGTCGTCGTCTTCCGGACGGTCGGCAACACGGAAACGTCGCAACGCGTCGGAAGGGAGTTCGCCAGGCTCCTGAACAAGCGGCTGCGGCTTGCCCGACGGCCGGACCTCGCGGCCGTCTCAAAAGCCCTCGCCGATGAGTTTCCGCATGCCGTGGAAATTATTTCCGCGATCCTATCGGAGCTGGTGCCGCTGGACATTGTCCGCCTCCGGCCGATCCTCCTGGTCGGCGAGCCCGGCGCAGGCAAGACCCGCTTTGCAGAGCGGCTTTGCGACGCTCTCTCGCTCCCGCACGAGACGTACTCCTGCGGCGGCGTTGGCGACGCCGCAATCGGCGGAACCGCAAGGAGATGGATGTCGGCCGAGCCGTCGCTTCCCGTCAGCCTGATCCGGCGTTTCCGGCATGCCTCGCCCGGCATCGTTCTCGACGAGATCGAGAAAGTGGGCACCGGTCGTCACAACGGGAACGCCCTCGATGCCTTATTGCCGATGCTCGAGCCGCTGTCGGCGGCGCACTGGCATGACCCGTACATTCAGGCGCCTGTAGACCTCTCGCATGTGGTCTGGATCGCCACCGCGAACGAGCTCCGAAGCCTGCCGCCTCCTTTGCGCGACCGCTTCCGGGTGTTTCGCTTCCCGGAGCCAGGGCCGGAGCACCTCATTCCCCTTGCCGACCGGCTCATGAAGGACATCATCGTCGAGCGTGGGCTGGACCGGCGCTGGGCGATCCCGCTGGATGGGGAGGAGCTGACGGCATTGCAGGCGGCATGGTCGGGTGGCTCCGTCCGCGTTCTGCGGCGGCTCGTGGAGCGCCTCCTGACGGCGCGCGACAGGTGGAGGGCTGAAGAAGAGGTGCAGTGA
- a CDS encoding BREX protein BrxB domain-containing protein: MARIEDLAEHYGRHISTPWQRTVAGAQRVVMVIYDKELERTLRARKLAFETATRQAGHEWTEVDLAGAFGEWMAADDYRDEYFASPEDLQLKLEAEFPGSVADRLRETLRAQDVGENTVVSVFGAGSLFGLARISHVLRMIESDIRGRLLVFFPGQFERNNYRLLDARDGWNYLAVPITAHSD, translated from the coding sequence ATGGCCCGAATCGAAGATCTCGCCGAACACTACGGCCGACACATCTCTACCCCCTGGCAACGTACCGTTGCGGGCGCTCAACGTGTCGTCATGGTGATCTACGACAAAGAGCTCGAGCGGACACTTCGGGCCAGGAAGCTCGCGTTCGAGACAGCGACACGCCAAGCCGGACATGAGTGGACGGAGGTCGATCTCGCAGGCGCCTTTGGAGAGTGGATGGCAGCTGACGATTATCGCGACGAGTACTTCGCCTCTCCAGAAGATCTCCAGCTTAAACTCGAGGCCGAGTTCCCAGGGAGTGTGGCCGACAGACTTCGGGAGACCCTCCGAGCTCAAGATGTGGGCGAGAACACGGTCGTTTCCGTCTTCGGTGCCGGCTCCCTGTTCGGTCTCGCCCGAATCTCCCACGTGCTCAGAATGATCGAGTCCGACATTCGTGGACGTCTGCTCGTGTTCTTCCCCGGTCAGTTTGAGCGAAACAATTATCGCCTCCTCGATGCTCGGGATGGGTGGAATTACCTCGCCGTGCCGATCACGGCGCACAGCGACTGA
- a CDS encoding DUF6634 family protein yields MHILEPHGFTTPFGRDLERAEGLVADLRALHEGRIPTPQNLVNAPLIDRWSFVTIPGTALIGHVFGHPLLGTREVLTSAVWVAAPGHGFVRTLSRYYRLGLPADETEVVS; encoded by the coding sequence ATGCATATCCTCGAGCCACACGGGTTCACCACGCCATTCGGCCGCGACCTTGAACGCGCCGAGGGCCTTGTCGCAGATCTCCGTGCGCTCCACGAAGGTCGGATTCCGACGCCGCAAAACCTCGTCAACGCACCGCTCATCGACAGATGGTCTTTCGTCACCATCCCTGGCACGGCGCTCATCGGCCACGTCTTCGGACACCCCCTTCTCGGCACGCGCGAAGTCCTGACTTCAGCCGTCTGGGTCGCTGCGCCCGGACATGGTTTTGTCCGAACCCTCTCCAGGTACTACCGGCTGGGCTTGCCCGCAGACGAGACGGAGGTCGTCTCATGA